Proteins found in one Amycolatopsis aidingensis genomic segment:
- a CDS encoding ABC transporter ATP-binding protein, whose translation MATVTFRGATRYYAGTADPAVDRLDLDVADGEFLVLVGPSGCGKSTTLRMLAGLEGVDEGRVHIGEREVTELPPKDRDIAMVFQNYALYPHMTVAENIGFHLKIQQMPKREREDRVAEAARLLDLESFLDRKPAKLSGGQRQRVAMGRAIVRRPQVFCMDEPLSNLDAKLRVQTRTQIASLQRRLGVTTIYVTHDQVEAMTMGDRVAVLKDGRLQQCDTPVGLFAAPANLFVAGFIGSPAMNLVRATLGADGALVGGRNIALAPAQVAALTGSEVVVGVRPEGWRTGDPAEGIEAVVEVVEELGSDQYLYCAVEQAGVPHTVTVRTAGMAPWRRGEKVGLTPSPGAVHLFDAETGERLPEA comes from the coding sequence ATGGCAACTGTCACCTTCCGCGGCGCCACCCGGTACTACGCCGGTACCGCCGATCCCGCGGTGGACCGGCTCGACCTGGATGTCGCCGATGGCGAGTTCCTCGTGCTGGTCGGCCCGTCCGGCTGCGGGAAGTCCACCACCCTGCGGATGCTCGCCGGGCTGGAAGGGGTGGACGAGGGCCGGGTGCACATCGGCGAGCGCGAGGTCACCGAGCTGCCGCCGAAGGACCGGGACATCGCGATGGTGTTCCAGAACTACGCGCTGTACCCGCATATGACCGTCGCGGAGAACATCGGGTTCCACCTGAAGATCCAGCAGATGCCGAAGCGGGAACGCGAAGACCGGGTCGCCGAGGCCGCGCGGCTGCTCGACCTGGAGTCCTTCCTGGACCGCAAACCCGCCAAGCTCTCCGGCGGCCAGCGGCAGCGGGTGGCGATGGGCAGGGCGATCGTGCGCAGGCCGCAAGTGTTCTGCATGGACGAGCCACTGTCCAACCTGGACGCCAAACTGCGGGTACAGACCAGGACACAGATCGCCTCATTGCAACGCAGGCTCGGGGTCACCACGATCTACGTCACGCACGACCAGGTCGAGGCGATGACCATGGGCGACCGGGTGGCGGTGCTCAAGGACGGCAGGCTGCAACAGTGCGACACCCCGGTCGGGCTGTTCGCCGCTCCGGCCAACCTGTTCGTCGCCGGGTTTATCGGCTCGCCCGCGATGAACCTGGTGCGGGCCACCCTCGGCGCGGACGGTGCGCTGGTCGGTGGCAGGAACATCGCGCTGGCCCCGGCACAGGTGGCGGCCCTGACCGGTTCCGAGGTGGTGGTCGGGGTGCGGCCGGAGGGCTGGCGCACCGGAGATCCCGCCGAGGGGATCGAGGCCGTGGTGGAGGTGGTCGAGGAACTCGGCAGCGACCAGTACCTGTACTGCGCGGTGGAGCAGGCGGGCGTGCCGCATACGGTGACGGTGCGCACCGCCGGGATGGCGCCCTGGCGGCGGGGCGAGAAGGTCGGGCTCACCCCGAGCCCCGGCGCGGTGCACCTGTTCGACGCGGAGACCGGCGAACGGCTGCCGGAGGCATGA
- a CDS encoding DUF5107 domain-containing protein, translating into MNTVLSATELVLPVAELGPENPLPPLIMPERAQQVTNAGELPPDLAANLAYGGLRSVLPYRLQDGYSRERAEGALPALVLDNGRLRATVLPSLGGRLYSLWHRESGRELLHRNPVFQPANLALRGAWFAGGVEWNLGSTGHTTLTCAPLHAARVAGPDGSPILRLWEWERTRDLPYQVDLWLPPESEFLHVGVRVRNPHPHPVPAYWWSNIAVPQAPGTRVLAPAGQAWRYAYSGRLERISVPGQPDLTYPEGHRHAADFYFDLPERTDPWIVAVDERGAGLAQLSTDRLRGRKLFVWGTSGGGRRWQEWLSPGTSGYLEIQAGLARTQLEHLPLPGGTAWDWLEAYGPVRADPEAVHGPEWTLACAQVRRGLPAAEELAARHRDWRGVADAEPGEWLHSGSGWGALETRLRGLDLPGTPFPASTLTRRQRPWLDLLAGRAPEGDPAEPPDQAPVSAPWWELLEAAADTWASWYHRGLARWHHGDQAGAERAWRASLELAPNAWATRNLAVLERERGREDEAATLLAEAHRLSPATPALAVEALAGALAAGRPALAWRLLVGLPDELRAPDRVRLLEARSRLLLGDPLGAEKIFDAGLDVPDIREGETLLSRTWEEIQHALATEGRQARPLPPRYDFRMTGW; encoded by the coding sequence ATGAACACCGTGCTCTCGGCCACCGAGCTGGTGCTGCCGGTGGCCGAGCTCGGACCGGAGAACCCGCTGCCGCCGCTGATCATGCCGGAACGGGCGCAGCAGGTGACCAACGCAGGGGAGCTGCCACCCGACCTGGCGGCGAACCTGGCCTACGGCGGCCTGCGTAGCGTGCTGCCGTACCGGCTGCAGGACGGCTACTCGCGGGAGCGCGCCGAAGGGGCGCTGCCCGCGCTGGTACTGGACAACGGGCGGCTGCGGGCCACCGTGCTGCCCTCGCTCGGCGGCAGGCTGTACTCCCTGTGGCACCGGGAAAGCGGCCGCGAGCTGCTGCACCGCAACCCGGTGTTCCAGCCAGCCAACCTGGCGCTGCGCGGTGCCTGGTTCGCGGGCGGGGTGGAGTGGAACCTTGGCAGCACCGGGCACACCACGCTGACCTGCGCGCCGCTGCATGCCGCGCGGGTGGCCGGGCCGGACGGTTCGCCGATCCTGCGGCTGTGGGAGTGGGAGCGGACCAGGGACCTGCCCTACCAGGTGGACCTGTGGCTGCCGCCGGAATCCGAGTTCCTCCACGTCGGGGTGCGGGTGCGCAACCCGCATCCGCACCCCGTGCCCGCCTACTGGTGGTCGAACATCGCCGTGCCGCAGGCACCGGGAACCCGGGTGCTGGCGCCCGCCGGGCAGGCCTGGCGGTATGCCTACTCGGGCAGGCTGGAGCGGATCTCGGTGCCGGGGCAGCCGGACCTGACCTACCCGGAGGGGCACCGGCATGCCGCGGACTTCTACTTCGACCTGCCGGAGCGCACGGACCCGTGGATCGTGGCAGTGGACGAACGAGGCGCGGGCCTGGCCCAGCTGTCCACGGACCGGTTGCGCGGGCGCAAGCTGTTCGTCTGGGGGACTTCCGGCGGCGGGCGGCGCTGGCAGGAGTGGCTGTCCCCCGGCACTTCCGGCTACCTGGAGATCCAGGCGGGACTGGCGCGCACCCAGCTGGAGCACCTGCCGTTGCCGGGCGGCACGGCCTGGGACTGGCTGGAGGCATACGGCCCGGTGCGCGCCGATCCGGAAGCCGTGCATGGTCCGGAGTGGACACTGGCCTGTGCGCAGGTGCGGCGGGGGCTGCCCGCAGCCGAGGAGCTGGCCGCGCGGCACCGGGACTGGCGCGGTGTCGCCGATGCCGAGCCCGGCGAGTGGTTGCACTCCGGCTCCGGCTGGGGCGCGCTGGAGACCCGGCTGCGCGGGCTGGACCTGCCTGGCACGCCGTTTCCGGCCAGCACACTGACGCGGCGGCAGCGGCCGTGGCTGGACCTGCTGGCCGGCCGCGCGCCCGAGGGCGACCCCGCCGAGCCACCCGACCAGGCCCCGGTGTCGGCGCCCTGGTGGGAGCTGCTGGAAGCCGCGGCCGACACCTGGGCCAGCTGGTACCACCGCGGGCTCGCCCGCTGGCACCACGGTGACCAGGCGGGTGCCGAGCGGGCGTGGCGTGCCTCGTTGGAGCTGGCCCCGAACGCCTGGGCCACCCGCAACCTCGCGGTACTGGAACGCGAACGGGGCCGGGAAGACGAGGCGGCCACCCTGCTCGCCGAGGCGCACCGGCTGAGCCCGGCGACCCCGGCGCTGGCGGTGGAGGCACTGGCCGGGGCACTGGCCGCCGGGCGGCCGGCGCTGGCCTGGCGCCTGCTGGTCGGGCTGCCGGACGAGCTGCGGGCCCCGGACAGGGTCCGGTTGCTGGAGGCAAGGTCGCGGCTGCTGCTCGGTGATCCGCTGGGTGCGGAGAAGATCTTCGACGCCGGGCTCGATGTGCCCGACATCCGGGAAGGGGAGACGCTGCTTTCCCGGACCTGGGAGGAGATCCAGCACGCGCTGGCCACCGAGGGGAGGCAGGCCCGACCGCTGCCGCCCCGGTACGACTTCCGGATGACCGGATGGTGA